GGGATGCGGGTGAATGCTCAGGGCGACGTCGCGCACCAGCGCTGCCATCTCGACCGCGAGCACGCCTTCCGAGATGAGCTCGCCGGCTCCGACGCCCACGATTCCCACACCCAACACGCGCTCCGTTTTTGGCTCGATCACCAGCTTCGTGAGCCCGTCGTTTCGATCGAGCGTCGTGGCGCGCCCCGACGCACCCCAGCGAAACTTTGCCACGTCGATGGGGGTTCCTCCCCGTCCCGCCTCGGTCTCGGTGAGGCCACACCACGCAATCTCGGGATCCGTGAAGACGACGGCAGGAATGGCCCGGGGCTCGTAGGCGACCTTGTGTCCCGCGATGGCCTCGACGGCGACCCTCGCCTCATGACTCGCTTTGTGCGCGAGCATCGGCTCGCCCGCCACATCGCCGATTGCGTAGATCGACGGCTCGTCGGTGCGCCGCTGCGCATCGACACCAATGAATCCGCGGCGATCCACTTGCACCCGAGTTCGTTCGAGGCCGGCAATCTCGGAGTTCGGCCTGCGCCCGATGGCAACGAGCACCTGATCGAAAACCTGCTCGGATGGGTTGGCGCTACCGTCGAACGTCACCTTGACCCCGCCCACCACCTCCTCCATCTGGACCACTTTCGTCTCGAGCATGATGCTCTTGCAGACACGCTCCATGCGCTGGTGGAGCACCTGGACGAGATCTCGGTCCACGCCCGGGAGCAAGCCGGCCATCATCTCCACCACTGAGACCTCGCAGCCGAGGGCGGCATACACGGACCCGAGCTCCAGACCGATGTATCCGCCACCCACGACCAGCAGATTCTTCGGAACACGTGTGATCTCGAGCGCCGACGTCGAGTCGAGCAGCCGCTCCGGACCGAGGGCGGTGTTCGGCAGCGTCATCGGGCGCGAGCCTGTCGCGATGATGGCCGTCTCGAAAGGCACCGTCTCCTCGCCGCCTCCCCGCTGGATGATGGTCAGCGTCTGCGCGTCGGCAAAGCTCGCGTGTCCCTGCATGTAGCGAACCTTGCGCAGCTTCGCGAGCTGTCCGAGACCACCGGTCTGCTTCGCGACCACCTGCTCCTTCCATGCCCGGAGCTTGTCGACGTCGACTCGCGGCTCGGGGAACTCGATTCCCCAGGCAGACGCGTGCCGCGCCTCGGAGAGCAGCTTGGCCACGTGCAACAGCGCCTTCGATGGGATGCAGCCTCGGTATGTGCAGACGCCGCCAGGATTGGCTTCCTCGTCGACCAGCACGACGTCCAAGCCGAGGTCCGCCGCCCGGAATGCGGCAGCGTACCCGCCCGGCCCTGCACCAATCACGACGAGCTGTGTCCTGTTTGACATGGATTTCAGGAGTTATGAGCTGTGAGTCGTAGCGAGGGCCTGAAGGCCGCGCGCTACGTACGGAGAAGACTATCCTTGAAGAGCGAGCAGGAACGGTTGCTCGAGCGCGTCGGCCACCCACCGCAGGAAGCGCATGGCATCGGCGCCGTCGATCACGCGATGGTCGTAGGAAAGCGACAGCGGCAACATCAACCGCGGCTGAAAGGCGGCGTCGATCCAGACCGGCTCCATGCGCGCGCGCGACACACCGAGAATCGCCACCTCTGGCCAGTTCACGATCGGCGAGAAATGGGTACCGCCGAGACCACCCAGGTTCGTGATGGTGATGCTGCCCCCTTCCATCTCGGCCATCGTCAGCTTGCGGTCCCGTGCTCGCTGCGCCGCTTGTGCGATCTCGACTGCAATCTGCGTAATGTTCTTGGCATCCACGTCACGGATGACCGGCACGAGGAGGCCGCGCTCGGTATCGACAGCGATGCCCACGTGCACGTACTTCTTGTAGATCAGCTCTTCCTGCGCGGAATCGAGCGAAGTGTTGAATTGTGGAAACGCCTTGACGGCGGCCGCAAGGATCTTCGCGAGAATCGCGGTGACTGTGAGCTTGCCACTCGCCTGCTCCACCTGCGGCGCGAACCGCTTGCGCAGGTCTTCGAGCGCCGTGATGTCCGCCCTCTCCGACTGTGTGACGCTCGGGATGAGCGACCATGCCTGGGAAAGGTGCTCTGCCGTCTTTCGCCGCACGCCGCTCATTGTCTTGCGATCGATTTCACCCCACTTCGCGAAGTCTGGCAGCGCCGGCGCGGCGACCGCACCCGGCTGCATCGCGGGCAGCGGCGCAGACGTGATGATCTCTTTCGCGTGGGCGAGAACGTCTGCCCGCGAGATGCGCCCCGCCGGACCGGAGCCAGGCACGTCGCGAACATCGACGCCCAGCTCGCGTGCGAGCCGCCGTATGGACGGCGCCGCCGGCACGTTGGGTCGCGGGGGAATCGCTTCGGCTCGCCCCGGCGGCGACGGCTCGGCGCGGCTCGGGGCCTGCCTGACCACGCGACTGATGTCGTACACCTCGGCGCGCGGCCGCTCCGCCTCAGGCGCCCACTCCGGCGATTCGGCGCCTGGCGCGGCTTCGCTGGCGGCGTCCGGCGGCTGAGCCTTCCCTGCCGACGGCGCCGCTGCGGCTCCGGGTCCCGACACGTCGAGCGTGAAGATCACCTGGCCAACCTTCACGGTCTCGCCCTCTTTCACCGGGATCTCGCGCACGCGACCCGCTGCGCTCGAGGGGACCTCGACGGTGGCCTTCTCGGTCTCGAGCTCGATCACCGGTTGCTCTCGCTCGACGACATCGCCAGGCTTGACGAGGAGACGTAGGACGTCGCCCGACGTCACGTTCTCGCCGAGCTCTGGGATCTTGACCTCCACAACGCCACCCGCTGCGGCAGCCTCGGCTCCCGGTGCGGCGGCGGCCGGCGCGGGCCCGCCTTCGCTCGCCTCCGGCGAGCTACGGCGAGGCAAGCCCGTCTCCTGATTCCCGTCTCCCGTTTCTTGCTTCCCGGTTCCCGGTTCCTGGTTCCCGTTTCCCGTTTGCTGACTGTCTTCTACGGTCAGCACTGCCTGTCCGACCTGTACCTGATCGCCCTCGTTGACATTGACTGTCTGCACGCGGCCAGCTACCGCGGAGGGCACCTCGAGGGTCGCCTTGTCCGTCTCGAGCTCGAGGACCGGTTGATCCCGTTCAATGACGTCCCCGGGCTTCACCAGCACTCGCAGGACGTCGCCGCTCGTGATGTTCTCGCCCAGCTCGGGCAGTGCGAATTCAGTGGCCATGTTAGGAAGTTGCTGGGTTCGGTTTCTCCGCGTCGATCCCGAGCTCCGTGATGGCGCGGGCGACGACCTTGCCGTCAATCTTCCTCTCCCGCGCGAGGGCTGCGAGCGTGGCGACCACGACGTGGCGGTGGTCGACCTCGAAGAAGTCCCGGAGCGATCCGCGGCTCTCGCTGCGTCCAAAGCCGTCGGTGCCAAGCGATGTCAGTGGCCGCGGGAGCCACCGGTCGATGGCGTTCGGCAGCATCTTGACGTAATCGCTGGCCGCGACGAAGACGCCGGGCGCCTTCTCGAGACACGTGGTCAAGTAAGGGACCTTGGGAGGTTCCGCCGGGTGCAAGCGATTCCATCGCTCGCACGCCTCGCCGTCACGATAGAGCTGCACATAGCTCGTCACACTCCAGACGTCGGCGGCAACGTCGTACTTCTCTTCCAGAACATGGGCAGCCTTGACCACTTCGGGCAGAATAGCGCCGCTGCCGAGGAGCTGCGCTTGACGGCTCGGCTTCTTCTTCGTCGATGCGCGGAGGCGGTACAACCCCTTGAGGATACCGTCGCGGCAGCCCTCGGGCATCGCTGGCTGCGGATACGGCTCGTTCATGACGGTCAGGTAATAGAAGACGTTCTCCTGTTCACCGTACATGCGCCGGATACCGTCTTCGACGATGGTGGCAATCTCATACGCGTACGCCGGGTCGTAGGCCTGGCACGTGGGCACAGCGGAGGCGAGGAGATGGCTGTGGCCATCCTGATGCTGCAGGCCTTCACCGGCGAGCGTCGTCCTGCCGGAGGTGCCACCGAGCAGGAAGCCTCTCGCGCGCATGTCGGCCGCGGCCCAGATGAGATCGCCGATGCGCTGGAAGCCGAACATCGAGTAATAGATGAAGAATGGAA
This window of the Luteitalea sp. genome carries:
- the lpdA gene encoding dihydrolipoyl dehydrogenase; amino-acid sequence: MSNRTQLVVIGAGPGGYAAAFRAADLGLDVVLVDEEANPGGVCTYRGCIPSKALLHVAKLLSEARHASAWGIEFPEPRVDVDKLRAWKEQVVAKQTGGLGQLAKLRKVRYMQGHASFADAQTLTIIQRGGGEETVPFETAIIATGSRPMTLPNTALGPERLLDSTSALEITRVPKNLLVVGGGYIGLELGSVYAALGCEVSVVEMMAGLLPGVDRDLVQVLHQRMERVCKSIMLETKVVQMEEVVGGVKVTFDGSANPSEQVFDQVLVAIGRRPNSEIAGLERTRVQVDRRGFIGVDAQRRTDEPSIYAIGDVAGEPMLAHKASHEARVAVEAIAGHKVAYEPRAIPAVVFTDPEIAWCGLTETEAGRGGTPIDVAKFRWGASGRATTLDRNDGLTKLVIEPKTERVLGVGIVGVGAGELISEGVLAVEMAALVRDVALSIHPHPTLSETVMESAEVALGESTHVYRPKKKAGAVPIRLG
- the aceF gene encoding dihydrolipoyllysine-residue acetyltransferase; the protein is MATEFALPELGENITSGDVLRVLVKPGDVIERDQPVLELETDKATLEVPSAVAGRVQTVNVNEGDQVQVGQAVLTVEDSQQTGNGNQEPGTGKQETGDGNQETGLPRRSSPEASEGGPAPAAAAPGAEAAAAGGVVEVKIPELGENVTSGDVLRLLVKPGDVVEREQPVIELETEKATVEVPSSAAGRVREIPVKEGETVKVGQVIFTLDVSGPGAAAAPSAGKAQPPDAASEAAPGAESPEWAPEAERPRAEVYDISRVVRQAPSRAEPSPPGRAEAIPPRPNVPAAPSIRRLARELGVDVRDVPGSGPAGRISRADVLAHAKEIITSAPLPAMQPGAVAAPALPDFAKWGEIDRKTMSGVRRKTAEHLSQAWSLIPSVTQSERADITALEDLRKRFAPQVEQASGKLTVTAILAKILAAAVKAFPQFNTSLDSAQEELIYKKYVHVGIAVDTERGLLVPVIRDVDAKNITQIAVEIAQAAQRARDRKLTMAEMEGGSITITNLGGLGGTHFSPIVNWPEVAILGVSRARMEPVWIDAAFQPRLMLPLSLSYDHRVIDGADAMRFLRWVADALEQPFLLALQG